A genomic window from Gambusia affinis linkage group LG16, SWU_Gaff_1.0, whole genome shotgun sequence includes:
- the col10a1a gene encoding collagen, type X, alpha 1a produces the protein MDLRVASILLLIVASAAATGKGYVVKKVVPMNVKSHVVSVAGEPGPPGEPGPEGPQGPPGPPGQDGVGYSGPQGPPGPPGQPGRSIAGKPGTPGGPGKPGIPGAPGDRGDTGAPGLQGPRGAPGSPGSPGPAGLSATGKPGPAGLPGAMGPRGEPGLKGHPGIPGLPGAKGDRGIGAPGPQGETGPQGPMGPTGATGAPGIGRPGKPGANGEPGKSGSPGRDGSPGPMGPQGPKGHTGAPGVGLPGKSGENGAPGLPGPVGPKGHQGPSGAPGAPGVPGYGKPGANGEKGERGASGSPGATGPKGEQGPTGYTGATGATGPMGPSGPQGERGFPGATGPAGLKGDTGPSGPQGPKGHKGDQGAQGFQGKQGYPGAAGPPGPRGATGPAGDKGDGGAPGTPGAPGIPGPAGPKGHTGRPGEPGASGSDGSPGPRGPAGPQGPSGATGPKGHPGLPGPPGPAGLAAKGVSGPQGPPGQPGEPGSDGEPGPAGPPGPPGPPGEVVFEKGMGLSEVMVKSPMSAFTAVLATPYPAAGTPIKFDQIVYNAENHYDPESGIFTCHVPGVYYFSYSIHVNGAHALVALYKNGQPIMFTYDEYNKGFLDQMSGSAVLLLDEQDTVYVQIPDEEANGVFAAENVHCSFSGFLIAST, from the coding sequence tGGTATCAGTGGCAGGTGAGCCTGGTCCTCCAGGAGAGCCTGGCCCCGAGGGACCTCAAGGCCCACCTGGCCCCCCAGGTCAGGATGGCGTAGGTTATTCTGGACCTCAAGGGCCCCCTGGACCTCCCGGACAACCTGGCCGCTCCATCGCTGGCAAACCTGGAACTCCAGGTGGACCTGGCAAACCCGGCATCCCTGGAGCACCTGGTGATAGGGGAGACACTGGAGCCCCTGGCCTTCAGGGACCAAGGGGAGCTCCTGGTTCTCCTGGAAGCCCAGGACCTGCTGGTCTGTCTGCAACTGGCAAACCAGGACCTGCTGGCCTTCCTGGAGCAATGGGACCAAGAGGAGAGCCTGGCTTGAAAGGTCATCCAGGTATTCCTGGACTTCCTGGGGCTAAGGGTGATAGAGGGATTGGAGCTCCTGGACCTCAAGGTGAAACAGGACCTCAGGGACCTATGGGTCCAACTGGAGCAACCGGTGCACCCGGAATCGGAAGGCCAGGCAAACCAGGTGCCAATGGTGAGCCAGGAAAGTCAGGTAGCCCAGGTAGAGATGGTTCTCCCGGCCCCATGGGACCACAGGGACCCAAGGGACACACTGGTGCCCCAGGTGTAGGTCTTCCAGGTAAATCAGGTGAGAATGGTGCCCCCGGTTTGCCTGGTCCTGTTGGGCCTAAGGGTCATCAGGGACCTTCTGGAGCTCCTGGTGCCCCTGGAGTTCCAGGATACGGAAAGCCAGGTGCAAATGGTGAGAAGGGAGAGAGGGGAGCCTCAGGTAGCCCAGGTGCCACAGGTCCAAAGGGAGAGCAGGGCCCAACAGGTTATACTGGGGCTACTGGTGCCACTGGCCCAATGGGTCCATCTGGACCTCAAGGTGAAAGAGGTTTCCCTGGAGCCACTGGCCCTGCTGGTCTTAAAGGTGACACAGGTCCAAGTGGACCTCAGGGACCTAAGGGACACAAGGGAGATCAGGGAGCACAGGGTTTCCAAGGCAAACAGGGTTATCCAGGGGCAGCTGGTCCTCCTGGACCCAGAGGGGCCACTGGACCTGCAGGTGACAAAGGTGATGGTGGTGCCCCAGGTACCCCAGGTGCTCCAGGTATCCCAGGGCCTGCTGGACCCAAAGGACACACTGGTCGCCCTGGTGAGCCAGGTGCCTCTGGATCTGATGGATCTCCAGGTCCCAGAGGACCTGCTGGACCACAAGGACCTTCTGGTGCTACTGGCCCTAAGGGACATCCAGGTCTCCCTGGACCTCCTGGTCCTGCTGGTTTGGCTGCAAAGGGTGTTTCTGGACCTCAGGGTCCCCCTGGTCAACCCGGTGAGCCCGGAAGTGATGGAGAGCCTGGCCCCGCTGGCCCTCCTGGTCCCCCTGGACCTCCTGGTGAGGTTGTCTTCGAGAAGGGCATGGGACTGAGTGAGGTTATGGTCAAGTCCCCCATGTCTGCATTCACTGCAGTTCTGGCCACTCCCTACCCTGCTGCTGGCACTCCCATCAAGTTTGACCAGATTGTTTACAATGCTGAGAATCACTATGACCCTGAGTCAGGAATCTTCACCTGCCATGTTCCTGGAGTTTACTACTTCTCCTACAGCATCCATGTCAATGGAGCTCATGCCCTGGTGGCTCTGTACAAGAATGGCCAGCCAATTATGTTCACTTATGATGAGTATAACAAGGGTTTCCTGGACCAGATGTCTGGTAGCGCTGTCCTCTTGCTCGATGAGCAGGACACAGTCTACGTCCAGATCCCTGATGAAGAGGCCAATGGTGTCTTTGCTGCAGAGAATGTCCACTGCTCTTTCTCTGGATTCCTCATTGCCTCAACGTGA